A window from Acidobacteriota bacterium encodes these proteins:
- a CDS encoding UDP-glucose/GDP-mannose dehydrogenase family protein: MEVCVVGTGYVGLVTGTCLAYLGRSVVCVDIDERKIQMLRSGKSPIYEPGLDQLIAHGIQRGNLRFSTDLNSAVKESEVIFIAVGTPPLPTGKADLSYVKAVAQSVGRALDCDHRRIVVNKSTVPIGSGNWVEMLVKEGLQENPAYRERLAASAAGQSNSTTTTVSRKLNGIKPEDVFLVASNPEFLREGSAINDTFYPDRIVIGAMDSYAAERLRALYEPIVEQTFVPPASAPRPSGFTAVPVVTTDLASAEMIKYAANAFLATKISFANEIANICERVGADIKEVVRGFGLDSRIGPKFLNAGVGWGGSCFGKDVSAIIDIANEYNYEPELLRSTVSVNKRQRHVPVLKLQEVLKIIKGKTIGLLGLAFKPDTDDIRDAPALEIARELLEMGARVKAYDPIANEACAKQYPDLKIEYATDAVSLADDCDAIVIVTEWEEFQYLDLEKVGEVMHTKVLVDGRNVLDPEAVEAAGFKYRGIGR; the protein is encoded by the coding sequence GTGGAAGTTTGTGTTGTGGGAACCGGTTACGTTGGGTTGGTGACCGGAACTTGTCTGGCGTACCTGGGACGCTCGGTCGTGTGTGTGGACATTGACGAGCGTAAAATTCAAATGCTGCGCTCCGGCAAATCGCCGATTTATGAGCCGGGACTGGATCAGTTAATCGCCCATGGAATTCAACGCGGGAATCTGCGTTTTTCGACCGACCTCAATTCGGCAGTCAAAGAATCCGAAGTAATTTTCATCGCCGTCGGCACACCGCCGTTGCCGACAGGCAAAGCCGATCTTTCTTACGTCAAAGCCGTCGCGCAATCGGTCGGCCGCGCGCTGGATTGCGACCACCGCCGGATCGTCGTCAACAAATCCACCGTGCCGATTGGGTCCGGCAACTGGGTGGAAATGCTGGTCAAAGAAGGCTTGCAGGAAAACCCCGCCTATCGCGAGCGGCTGGCCGCATCTGCTGCCGGCCAAAGCAATTCCACGACGACGACCGTCAGCCGCAAGCTCAACGGCATCAAGCCCGAAGATGTTTTTCTGGTGGCTTCAAACCCGGAATTTTTGCGCGAAGGTTCGGCCATCAATGACACGTTTTACCCGGATCGAATCGTGATTGGTGCGATGGACAGTTACGCCGCCGAGCGATTGCGCGCACTGTACGAACCGATTGTTGAACAGACGTTTGTGCCTCCGGCATCGGCACCACGCCCATCAGGGTTCACGGCTGTGCCGGTGGTGACGACCGATCTGGCCTCGGCGGAAATGATCAAGTACGCGGCCAATGCCTTTTTGGCCACGAAGATCAGCTTCGCCAACGAAATCGCCAATATCTGCGAACGCGTCGGCGCGGACATCAAAGAAGTCGTGCGCGGTTTCGGCTTGGACAGCCGCATTGGTCCGAAATTCCTGAACGCAGGTGTTGGGTGGGGTGGTTCGTGCTTCGGCAAGGACGTTTCCGCGATTATTGATATTGCCAACGAATACAACTACGAACCGGAACTGCTTCGTTCGACCGTGTCAGTGAATAAGCGGCAACGTCACGTGCCCGTGCTGAAATTGCAGGAAGTGTTGAAAATCATCAAAGGCAAAACCATCGGCTTGTTGGGCTTGGCGTTCAAGCCGGATACCGATGACATCCGGGACGCTCCGGCTCTGGAAATCGCCCGTGAATTGCTGGAAATGGGCGCTCGTGTCAAGGCCTACGACCCAATTGCCAACGAAGCCTGCGCTAAACAATATCCCGATCTGAAGATCGAATACGCCACGGACGCTGTTAGCCTGGCAGACGACTGCGACGCTATCGTCATCGTCACCGAATGGGAAGAGTTTCAATACCTCGACCTGGAAAAAGTCGGCGAAGTCATGCACACGAAAGTCCTGGTTGACGGGCGCAATGTTCTCGATCCGGAAGCGGTTGAAGCGGCAGGATTCAAATACAGAGGAATAGGACGATAG
- a CDS encoding SDR family oxidoreductase, protein MRILITGGAGFIGSHMADRLIAEGHQVIAMDNLVTGDLANIAHHRSNPNFEFIHHDISNHIHVAGHLDWVLNFASPASPIDYLEFPIQTLKVGALGTHNSLGLAKAKNAKFVLTSTSEVYGDPLVHPQHEDYWGNVNPNGPRSCYDEAKRFAEAITYAYHRAHGVDVRVVRIFNTYGPRNRVNDGRVVPTFINQALRGEPLPVFGEGQQTRSFQYVDDLIEGIRRLMDSSFTKPVNIGNPTEMTILEFAKLILRLTGSQSEIVYKPLPQDDPKARRPDITRAKEVLGWEPRVPVEEGLKKTIDWYRSLL, encoded by the coding sequence ATGCGAATTTTGATCACCGGCGGAGCCGGTTTTATTGGCAGCCACATGGCTGACCGTTTGATTGCCGAAGGCCATCAAGTCATTGCAATGGACAATCTGGTGACGGGCGATTTGGCGAACATCGCCCATCATCGCTCCAACCCGAACTTTGAATTTATCCACCACGACATCAGCAATCACATTCACGTCGCAGGGCATTTGGATTGGGTGCTGAATTTTGCCAGCCCTGCCAGCCCGATTGATTACCTGGAATTTCCCATTCAAACCTTGAAGGTCGGCGCGCTGGGCACACACAATTCTTTGGGATTGGCCAAGGCGAAAAACGCGAAATTCGTCCTGACTTCGACTTCGGAAGTGTACGGCGATCCGCTGGTACATCCACAACACGAGGATTATTGGGGCAACGTCAATCCCAACGGCCCGCGCAGTTGTTACGACGAAGCCAAACGCTTTGCCGAAGCGATCACCTACGCTTACCACCGCGCGCATGGCGTGGACGTGCGCGTCGTTCGCATTTTTAACACTTACGGCCCGCGCAACCGCGTCAACGATGGCCGTGTCGTGCCAACCTTCATCAATCAAGCGTTGCGTGGAGAACCGTTGCCGGTGTTTGGCGAAGGCCAACAAACGCGCAGCTTCCAATACGTGGACGATCTGATCGAAGGCATTCGCCGCTTGATGGATTCTTCCTTTACCAAGCCCGTGAACATCGGCAATCCCACGGAAATGACCATTCTGGAATTTGCCAAGCTGATTTTGCGATTGACCGGCAGCCAAAGCGAAATCGTTTACAAACCTCTGCCACAAGACGACCCGAAAGCTCGCCGCCCGGACATCACGCGTGCCAAAGAAGTGCTCGGCTGGGAACCGCGTGTGCCGGTGGAAGAAGGGCTGAAGAAAACAATTGATTGGTATCGGAGTCTTTTGTGA